The Aeoliella mucimassa genome includes the window GATTCTCGAAGGTGCCGCGCGCGGGGAACGGATCATCCCGTTCGACGACAAGTACGTGGTCAGTTCGTTCTTTCCGCCGATGCCATCGCCGGCGTTTAAGACGTTCCTAAGCGGTGCGGCCAACACCGAAACGATGTTCAGCGACCTGTCCCAAGGGCGACGCTCGGCTCCGCTGTCGACGCATGTTTGCATCACGACGCGCTGCCAGTATCGCTGCGAGCACTGCGGAGCAACCACGCCCGACAAGTGCAGCGAGTTGTCGCGAGACCAGTGGAAGAAGGTGTTCGCCGACCTGCAGGATTTGGGAGTCGCCTACTTTGGCATCTCGGGCGGGGAGCCGTTGTTGCGTCGCGACTTGGAGGAGATCATTCGCTCGATCGACGACCGCAGCACGACGCTGTTGTTCACCAACGCCAGAGCGTTGTCGCCAGAGCGGGCGGAGTCGCTCAAAGAGAGCGGGCTGTTCTACCTGGCGGTGAGTCTCGACTCGCCGGATGAGAAAGAGCACAACCGCTTTCGTCGCAATCCGCGGGCGTACGAATACGCTTTGACCGGCATCGAGAACTCGTCGCGGGCGGGGCTCTACACCATTGTTTCCGCGGTGGTCTACAAGAACCTGCTGACTCGCGACAACCTGCTTCAGTTGTTCCGCACCGCTGGAGAGCATGGTGCTCACGAGGTGCGCATCCACC containing:
- a CDS encoding radical SAM/SPASM domain-containing protein; the protein is MLTHRQDVQAMLSDYKYLQFIVDMDREFRNDPSYRSRSQLKILEGAARGERIIPFDDKYVVSSFFPPMPSPAFKTFLSGAANTETMFSDLSQGRRSAPLSTHVCITTRCQYRCEHCGATTPDKCSELSRDQWKKVFADLQDLGVAYFGISGGEPLLRRDLEEIIRSIDDRSTTLLFTNARALSPERAESLKESGLFYLAVSLDSPDEKEHNRFRRNPRAYEYALTGIENSSRAGLYTIVSAVVYKNLLTRDNLLQLFRTAGEHGAHEVRIHQPVPSGELSDTEEAEDIFYTPDDIKMLHDLQFEINELRLDLPKVSSFTFTEGPEKFGCGAGVMHSYISSTGELWPCDFVPASFGNVLEQPVAELYQKMNCAARAPRTECLARTAARQLQGKNLPLVGDEAVELCANCNSGQLPRFFADLKSGDMHAA